In Spinacia oleracea cultivar Varoflay chromosome 5, BTI_SOV_V1, whole genome shotgun sequence, a single window of DNA contains:
- the LOC110792189 gene encoding uncharacterized protein — MEVSLSAMADSISLSHQLTITDSLQISSIIFPIDAVAPPPVRSRSSCRTSARRTLLKRRRRTRRRSPPSDGEDDAGFFGGDDSGFFGGFGGGRGWNSDGFGGGGGFNWDDWSSSSSYPDDPAFDFVYEVICWLVFSNCLHFAVKKVVRLITEEREKVPLRIASVC, encoded by the coding sequence ATGGAGGTCTCACTTTCGGCAATGGCGGACTCAATCTCTCTATCTCACCAACTCACCATCACCGACTCTCTCCAAATCTCTTCCATCATCTTCCCGATCGACGCCGTCGCGCCTCCTCCTGTCAGATCTCGCTCCTCATGCCGCACCTCCGCTCGCCGTACTCTCCTCAAACGCCGCCGCCGCACTCGCCGCCGTTCTCCTCCCTCCGATGGAGAAGACGATGCTGGATTCTTCGGCGGTGATGATAGTGGTTTTTTCGGCGGTTTTGGCGGTGGAAGAGGTTGGAATTCCGATGGTTTTGGAGGTGGCGGTGGGTTTAATTGGGACGATTGGTCGTCTTCGTCTTCGTATCCTGATGATCCGGCTTTTGATTTCGTCTATGAGGTTATTTGTTGGTTGGTTTTCTCTAATTGTTTGCATTTTGCCGTCAAGAAGGTTGTTCGATTGATTaccgaggagagagaaaaagttcCGTTGAGAATCGCCTCTGTCTGCTGA